GTTTTGGATAATATGTCTAGGAAAAAGGAGATGTCTGAGGCATTCACATATGAGTACGAGGTTAATGCTAGCAACCAGCTGGTTGCTCTGTTCTGGTGTGATGGTTTGATGAAGAGGAATTACCACATGTTCGGTGATATTGTTGCTTTTGACACCACCTACAACACCAATAGGTATACCTGTCGTGCATTATAACAGTTtaatatgtacattattatatgcattaatatatactatttatGCATTATACATGTTCTTTGCTTGAATTATGTTGGTTTGGTAAGCAACGAGAAGACAGGCGCTTTTGCATGGCTGTTTAGACATTTTGTCCAATGTATGGGTGTTGCTCCGAAGATAATTGTTACAGATCAAGATTTGGGGATGAGATCGGCTATTGAAGAGATTCTTGTTAGGACTCGCCACAGATGGTGTATGTGGCATATCATGCATAAGTTGGCCAATAAAGTTCCTGGTCGGTTGTTGCGGGATGAAGATTTCAAGAAAGAGTTCAATGCCTGCGTCTGGTCGGATCTGCTTGAACCCGACGAGTTCGAAGAAGAGTGGAATGGAGTACTTGAACGTTCCGACCTGGAAGACCATGGTTGGTTGAAGACATTGTACGACTATAGGCAATTATGGATACCTGCATACTTCAGAGATTTCCCGATGGGCTCGATGATTAGGACCACCTCTATTTCTGAGTCAGAGAACAGcttctataaaaaaattctgaaGCCACGCAACAACATTGCCGAATTCTACTTGAATTTCAACCAACCTGTGGATTTTCAGCGGAATAGTAGAACAAAGCTGGACTACCAAGACGCGACTGCCCTGCCTATATTGGCCACTACTCTGCCTTTCGAGAAACATGCTTCTACTCTGTACACAGATAGTATGTTCAAGAAAATACAAGAGGAGATTGTTGAGGGAAATGACAGATGCCGCGTTTTGGGGTTCTCGTCTGCAGACATGGTCGACACCTACAAACTCGGAGACAGCCTTCGCAATTCGTACTTTGTGAGACATGATAAGAGTGACGAGTCATACTCATGCGATTGCAAACTTTTCGGTAGGCAGGGATATCTGTGCAGTCatatattctttttgtttaGGAACAATGAAGTGAAAAAGATTCCGGATAACTACTGTGCAAGTAGATGGATGAAGACTCCGCTAGCTAAGGCTGTCCATGGACATGTTGATGAGACTTTACCTACACAGTCCGTTGTTGATGAAAGGCAAAACGTTTCAAAGCAAGGGACCTCACtgttttatgattttcttCGTCGATTTGAGACGGACATTGATGTGCTTCGTGCATTCGTAGGTGGACTAGAGGAACTTGGTAATTCACTTCAAGCTGGAACTCCTTTAACATCCGCTTCTGAGAAGAGGCGAATGATTGAACAGTTTTATGGAATGGAAAGGCCGGAAGTCGTCGAGGTCCACCCTCCGGATGTGGTAAAGACGAAGGGGCACGCGAGCAGCTCCGCTAGTCGTCTGATTTccaagagagaaaaggctatCAAGGATGCTACTAGGCCCCTTAGACGGTGTAAAGCGTGCGATGAGTTGTGCCATCACGACTCTAGAAATTGTCTAATGCTTAAAGAGCTTGAAACGGAGAATGAGCTGCGTAAGGGAAAGAGGAaatgttgatttattttcattataacagcattatttttctttgttttgcgTTTTATGCTCAGTGTTTAAGTCTATTTCTTCCCACCTTGAACAAGGTTTTTTAAATGATTGTTCATTATAAAAGtttttttgtgcattattgttatctattttttacattatttgaatttacTACTTGCAACGAATTCTGAATTATTACAGGAGCCGGGTGTTTTGGAGAAACAGTATTTTCCATAATGTGAATAACCGTGcattatatgcatatttaaataCATTATGCATGCATAAGTGTTACATTATTGTATTATATGCATTGGTATGTCACTTCATTAATATCACGGAAAAGTGCATTATAAATTAagttatttacattatttgtttACTTATATGCATTGTATTTTACACAATGTATAACAATAATATGGTCGTAGTTTTGTAATACATTATTCCCTGAATATTGTACATTATTAGgcaataatttgtaatttttaagttatttGAAGCCATTACCAGTTTTGTGCAGCAAGCATTTAGTACCAAGATATCCAAAACATTCTAAATCACCTAGTTCAGGGGTATCCAAAACATTTAGTACCAACATTCCAACATATCCAAAGCATTCGAACCCACAAATTCAATGTTCACCCTtccatcataaaaaaaaacatctagTTCATATCTAAATCAAAAACCATCTAGTTCACTCGATCCCATAATTCTCGACCCACTTTTCAAAGCTGAATTTAAGCGGCCTATTCATCCAATGCTTCGTGGCTTGTGTTTGGTTGGTCCCAGTCTTCGAGTTGTGTGGAGAAGTTAGCAGAGCAGTTGCAAACTTCATTCGCAACAATTCCAGGCTCTTCGTTCCTTTGCCAGTTAGACCACAGTCCCAatccttctccctctctccgAAGTACGTCTCAATATGCCTCATCACATACCCCCCTGTCCACGGTGCCACTGTTGTTCCTCCACGGCATTGTGACGACATGCGCACTACATTTTTTGACCCGTGCCGCCATTTTTGAAACCTTGGACTTCGTAAGGGCTGCTGCAAAGAACTTTTTCTACAcggcaaaaaaaaatgaacactGGAATATAATGTGCAATTTGTGATGTGTAATGCAGAAATTATGTACTATAATGCAGAAATTATGTACTGTAATGTATATTACCAGAACAGAGGGTGTGTCCCcatatttttctccaaatGTCCCGTGTGTCTCAGCCAAGGTGTGATCAATGATGTTCATCTTGGAATCTCAAAGATCAAAACAGACCACATACTGATGGGACGCTCCCCAAACTAGGAAGGACCATTACAACACATTATTATCTCCAGTACATCTAAGAAACGACTACATTATTTCACTATAACTCACCATTTCATACTTGTCCCACTGATAGCTGTCCGTTCCAATTGTTTCCTCCAACACCCTGGTCCAGAACGTATCAAACTGGAATTCTTCCATCCATTCGGGTTGTGCGTCCACCATTGGCTGAATCtgtattttgtttgtgttagccgttacaaaatttaagttaTTATAGTAACTTGACAGAAACATGGAGAGAACGGTGTACACTCACGCATGGTCTTGTTGAGAAGAAAAGCCTGGAAACTGTCTCCGGCGCCTTGTTCCTTTCCATTGTATTCAGGTAAGAGCTCCATGTGTCGATAACATCGGGGCTCACTGGCTTGAATGGCGCTAATGACTGCATCTCGATCTGCACAATACTCTTAAAGTTGTTGTGGTAGACAACTGAATCCCTATACATGTTTACCCAGTTCAAACAAATTCACATGTCCCAAAAATGAGAATATctaaagtataatttttaccTGTTCTTCTCCGCTGTGCTAAGAACCCAATAGTAGATTTGCTTGTCCACTGTGTGTGGCTTTGCGGTCAGTCTAACCGCTCTCTCGTTGAATGGAGACCGGGCAGCCAGACTAGGCTTCTTCATTCGTCCTGTTCCCttcttgaaaaaaataaagacacaTATAAAGCAATTAGTGGATCTATTACTTTAGTCTTTGAATTAACTACGCTATTCGATACCTCATCCTCATCCGACTCATGTGTGATGTGTTTCCCTCTCGCTTTTTCTTGATCACCAACCTTTCGACCTCCATGTTTTGGAACTACAAGTTGTAGTGGCTCATTTGTTCGCGCAACACAAATCTCTACGCCCTTACGGGGTGCAGCAGTCTGTACCtgtaaacaagaaaaaagtatTACAATTCAACAATGCATGACATCAACGTaataatgcataaaattatGGCTCAATTTAGATATTCAACCTCCTGCCGAATGTCCATCTGTTTGCCCTTCGCTGCCTTTGAAGCTCCTTCCCTAGCTGGCTGTTTTCTCTTGGCTGTCGGAACCTCAGCGCGTCTCCCTTTGGTTGTCTgggttattttaaaaaataattaaacaaaatgaacTGATTAATGCagtaatatatacatataatgtaCAGCTTTACTTTCAATAATGTAAGAATTTTATTACCCAATGCAAGCAATGCTTGGGGCATATATTTACCTTGACGGTGTCCTCTACGGCTGCACTCTTTgatttgtctttatttttctcgGCTTTACTCTTGGCCGCTGCATCCTCCCTATCCTTTCCATCATCTTCAACACTGCTTCTAGGAACCTGCAAACAATGGAACACAAATCAAAAATGCGTAATATTGTTACTAATTAATAACACGTAAGCATTTAGTTTCTTAGTACATACCTCAGTCGCTGCTAAGCTAGAAGGTTTCTCAGGCCGGCCACCACCGTCATTGACTGCTCTGTTATCAGGGATATCACTGACAATTTCCTCTTGCACGGGCATGTCCTCAGGCTGGTCAGCAGCGCCCACCGGCCCATCTTGTGTTGTATCATCATTGGTTCTTGTCCCTGAACCACCAGCCCCGTCTGTTGTCTGGGTTTGCTGTGTAGCAAACAGGTCAGGACATTCAAATCCGTCCAGCACAAAAGATGGCCTATCGAAGCCTCTtgcaatcttcttcttcttgtcgTATGCCGCCATCATCTTTTCCATCTCATCAATCCACTCTTGACTGTACTCCTCTTCATCCTCCCTCGCTTGAGTCAAACGTGTAACAATCTCTTCTTGCTCAACCACATGTTCATCCTCCAACCCCAACAACTTCTTCCCAATTTGACTGCCTAATCTTACGCAGTCATCCTCCATCATTTCAATGGGAATCATCTTGAAATCATCTACCCACGTCGAAATCGGGTACCCCAAGAGAGTGTTTGACTTGATAAACTTATCTCTTACACGCTTAGCTCTATTCCTGCTGGGTCCTGCACCGACTCCTCTGTTCACATCTTCCAATCTCCTTGCTTCCTCTTCCACCTAATACTTCTCTTTATCTATCCGGTCCTCCAATCTCCCAGTACCGAACTGGTCGCGCTCAGCCTCCTCTCTTTGTTTTAAGTTTTCCATCGTCCAGCCTTTTATTGTTGGCCAGGCCCGGCTGACTTGCCTCCGGATGTGAACCACGCGGTGCACATACGCCATCTGATAAACACAGAGTTGCAAAAGGtcaataatcaaatattttgtatgcTTAATGCatgcataaattattttaaaatgcaagAAATGAGGGAcaataatgcataatttaaacAGAATATGAAATATGATTATGTATGAACACATTCAATAATGCACGCTCTTATTTGCTATTAATGCATGTAACTTCACTTTTAATGCAGAAAGGGTTTCACTTACCAATAAAAAGTGCATAGGCCCGGTGAAATATACAGTTTCACCTCTCTTCCATGTAGGATAGGTGAACTCCAATACTGATAAGACGTAGCCACACCAGTTGAGATTCCTAATCTCATCAACGTCGTCGATGAAATGTAGAATCTTTGGCTTCAAATTACCGTATGTCGGCGTCTCAATTACTGCATTTTCTAGCATGAACATGAACATCCGTCTGAAATCAGGACCACCGTTCACCTCCTGCTTAATCAGTTTCGCAACTTCACCCGCTATCATTTTGTAACGACTCTTTCCACAACGTTCTGCAACGTAGTCGTTGAACTGGAATTCGGTTTGCTTATCAACTGGCCTTGAGATTGGTGTTGGCCCTTTTGGAAAACCTAGCGTCAGATGGACATCGTCCTCATCGATCGTCAAGCCTCCACCCCCACACAAAGGTATCTGGCAGCGTGCAAGATTCAATGAGTTGAGAACCCAGTAGGCGATGTACCCGGGGATCTCGCTGATGTTGTAGTGTAGCATGGCCCCGAATCCAAGTTCTTCCACTGCTTCCTTTTGCCGTGGGGTAAGACCTTTCAAACAATTTACAAATTCTGTGGTGCTCCTGGTGTATAAATGGTCAACCTTTTTCCCTCGTGCCTTCCTCTTATCCCCTTCTTCAGTTGAGGTACTAGCCTCTTCCCTCTGTTGTTCCTTAAGTCTCTCCCTAAACTTTTGTGCTATTGGTAAAGGCACTACATCATCCACAGCCTGATCTATATCCAACCTTGGATGTTTGGAAGCTGCAAAAAGGAATAAGTACACAATTACcattaatgcataataataACTGGATAATGTActtaataatgtaacaaaaaCGTGTACAATTTCTGGCAACATTTAATCAGATATGGAATATATTTGTAATGCAAAAAAACATGACCAAAAATGCagcaaaaatgtaaaataatggAGAAATCTTGACTACAAGCCATCTACTAACTGTTAAAGTTCTGTTAGCAGCAATGTAGTCTTCCAACCACATAAGCACTACAACTACACACCTTCATGAACATAActaacacaaacacaaataatGCAGATAATGAACCTaaataatgtgaaaaaaaGGTAAACCACCTCTAGCAACATTAAAGCAGAGATGAAACACAGTTGTAATGCAAAAAGACAGGAACAAAATGCACCAACATGCGTTCATAATGTATGAAACTTATCTCTAGTCCACCCTATAGTTGTAATGCATAAGAATAGGAACAAAATGCAccaaaaaagttaaataatgtagaaatCTAAACTGCAAGCCACCTACTAATTGTTAAAGCTCACTAAGCAGCAATGTAGTATTCCAACCACATTAACCACTAGAACTGCACACCTTCATCAACAAAACTGacacaaacacaaataatGCAGAATAAGAACTGTATTATGTAAAAAAAGGGTAAACCACCTCTACCAACATTAAAGCAGAGATGCAATACAGTTGTAATGCAAACAGACAAGAACAGAATGCATGAATAATGTTTATAAATTTGCAATCAACAACAATAATGTTGATATCCCATTGAATAATGCATAAAAAGGActtaataatgtaacaaaaaGGTAAACCACTTCTACCAACATTAACAAAGAGATGGAATACATTTGTAATGCAAAAAAACAGGAAcaaaatccacaaaaaatgtccACAAAGTTATCAAACTTCTGTGCAGCCGCACTGTAGACCAAAAAATGATGAAAccgaaataaataattcagaAACCACTTGTAAGAACAACTACACAGTAATGTAAAAGAGTTGTAATGCAAACAAATAACCATAAAATGCACAACGAACGTTAAATAATGAACTACACAATGAAAAATCACACTTTCGATTTCGTATAAAGGCGCAGCATTCTCACCTTCGGTCTGCGTGGGCTGGCTCTTGTAGGGGCGTCCTCTTTTCGACATCGCAAAACTAACACAcagaacaacaacaacaacaacaacaacaacaacaacagaaACCGCGTTAGAAAACACACAAGAACCACAAAAAAGGAACATTTAAAGCAAAAGTGACAATAATCGTCAAATTGAGGACGAATACAACCCAAAACCCTAACATTAAACCAAATTCAACTCACAAACCAACAATAAACATCCAAATACTGAAAACTCATCATCTAATGCTCACAATTTCACATTTATCATagaaaatttactaaaaatcGAGACTTCATACTCGTACCGTATATGAAGATCGGAGATGTATACTTGACCGACGGCGACCGCGCTCTTAAAACTGAACTGTGAGACTGGGAATCGTCGACCCACGTCGCTTTTCACTGTAACAATCGAAGTCACGGCCGGTTCAAAGCAATTTCAACGGCGGCGGCTAGGGTTCAACTGGTTtggaaaattgagagaattgtTTCTGTTCGGTGTTTGATTTGATAGaatgggagagagagagtaaaaagtTGGAAAGGTGTATCAGAATCCCGCTTCTTTATCGGGACTTCCGTTTTGAAACGTGTTCCAGACAATAtgtttttactattataaccTTATAATGCACAGAATGTTACTCataatgcaacacgggattaatttcataaatctaATCTTGACCGTCCAATACTATAATCTAATGGATgtgattaagaaggaaatggTATCTTAAGGGGTAAAAGGAGCTTAATGTTCCCCTGTATTTTTATGGGgcaaactttttttaattcttaaagTTTAAATAACAacatttacataaataaaaatataaacaaaatttacaccaaaatacataaacaaaTTACTTACTAAGTAGTTAATCAATTATAAGAATCAGAAGAATGATTTAAATACTAGACgaataaatcataaatcaattactttGAAGCATTGAATTAAGAATCAAAACAAATGAGGATTTAATTCgccaaaaaataaacaaagcgCTGGCGGTGGGAGTCGAACCCAAATCTTCATCATGCGAATACCGTTCCAAACCATTTTCGCTAAGTAATGATTTGTAAATTATAGtatgaatatataatatatagcTATATCAAAAATAGCTGGGGTTCCAAGGATCCCCCATGTACCAACGTATGTCCGTCTCTGCTAATTTGGAGGCATTAATTGTTCTTATGAGTttaaaaatgagtataaaaattaCCTGTTGGAGATACTCTTCAACTGGTGTTGCCTCTGCAGGAAATACATCTTCAAATGTGGTCTGTACCAGGGAGAAGTTAAAAAATGCAAACGGATGaacataataaattcaaaaaaatactGAGGAGAAAGAAAGCTGGAAGTGATACATGAAGAACATGatgtaattattttcaaaatgaaataaacttcataataaactgtaattaattattcggCACTACGTACATTTGCTATTCTGCATAATATTTTCAgaggatatatatataatcaagtTGAATAGTTACTTATCCTTAACAGAATGATGTtagttgaaaatgaaaaaacataaTGAGGGTTTTGGACTTTAGGGTTTAGCTACAAAAAGTCATATTAAATCGTAGAAGAGTGTTTGCTTAACGAAAATGTCAGGAAAGTATTGTAGAAGATCCGCTCATAGAAAATTAAAGTGGACGTCCAAAAAATCTAGCTTTGAAAGAGTCATCGCTTTTATTTGAAGTTACACACCAATCCTTGAGCATGGAAGGCCCATTAATGAAACCTAGTAGGACTACACGTTGTTATTTGGTTTCATATAGAGTACTCTACTTGCTAGTGTTCGTGCAACCTCGAAGCctataaaaatgtcattttgattatttatcgATAGTAAACATAGcacattaattattaattacttacATACTATATCcgtctataaaaaataatagaataagttgtaaatgacacgtgttttaaaataaaatcatgaaagTAGAAGAGAGGGAGAAACTGTACATGAAAGTATTGCTTGTGGATTGTAGAGTCtgtattagtatttaattgtttaaaactttctatatttaaaattagtctaattttgatGGACTACCCAAAATAGTATACTAGATCTACTTTTTAAGGATGGATGTAgcattaaaattattacttcattcgtccTATTAAGTGCTCACTTTTCCTGCTTTAGTCCATCCCCCATTAAGTgtgttcattttcttttttttttaccataaatgataagtgaGCTCTACATTaatccactcatattttattaaatactctctccatcccatcAAAGATGGCTCGTTTCCATTTTTTGTGTGTCCacatactaaaaatagaaacacatgtatctttactttatttcttctctcttactttattctctccatttaacacgcaaaataaagttgcataaaatatCGTGTCAATTAAGGATGGGATCATCTTCATTGGGATGAAGGAAGTATAAAACTATAATCAAGACAGGATAAAgtaatagaaatgaaaaagtagaaatagTATTGTTACTATTTTAGAatacgtttcatttttaataggacagTCCATAAAAAaccgtttcatttttaatgagacggatggagtactatataaaaatgaaattaatattccaCTTGCTTTTTTAACTAACagttttacatttcttaaaactcgtaaaaaaaagtgaacaCTTTATGTAGGACACATGGAAGAAAACATGGATACACATGTTATCCGAAATTTCACACAGCAAAtacaaaaaactaaatttcTACAATTGACCCCTCTCACCTTAGCCAGGTTCCAACCTCATTTTTAAACCGTCGCAacaacttttttcatttcagcaCTAACACCTTAAAAAAACGTACTCCATTCACCTTAACAACCTTTAGGTTacttttaacaaattttgatgattagaacattatattatgggcataattataaaataaggcTGCATTTGAATTGGACTTTATCTTTCATTTAGATAAAAACACAACcagtttataatattgattttcttgattttctatttttatttgtggtgTTTGAATTGATGGCATATTATCTTTAGTCCTTACTAACATACGTTTGGTTTGTTATTTAAAGCCACATTATAGTAGAAAATTCCAAAACTATTCTTTgacattttctatattttcgAGACTGAGGGatttactagtaattttaGGAAATCTATGATTAAAATAGTGTTGCACATATTACTATCactcaatttttataataataaaataatcattttcatCTTTAATTCAGCGGGTCCTTGCCATTGAGTTGGTCACACATAAAGTTTAACcaacaaatcaaataatagATTGGACCATTAATATACTCTAGATATTGCCTAATTATCGATTCAAACACACCAGGATTCAAAGCAATATAATGGTACTCTATTCAATAGTTCGTAGAAAACAAGGGACAACcgtattttgatttgatcaaagagttaaattaatatactattttcgtcgattaaaaatagaaattttctgaactttctattttagaaagtgAACTCCACAATCTACTAACACTACCTTTTCCTTCcctctctattactttattcaattttctctcacattctcttattttaccaattactccctcctcttcaaagaatatgcattttgagttcggcacggattttaatgtaaaattgataaagcaaggagagatagagagaaaaagtaattaaagtattgttaacGGAGAATGAGTCACATCTTATTAAAGAGAATagactttccaaaattagaaagtgcatattcttgtgggacggactaaaaaggaaagagtgcatattctgtGGAACGGACTAAagaggaaagagtgcatattctatggaacggaagaagtattttctcttactttaccaattgtgtattaaaaccCATGTTGTTTCAATAGTTTCTATTCCAtctatttcattaaaaatgaaaggttTTCCGTTTTTGTTGtaccattaaaaatgaacGGTTTTAATAGAAACAACAtcatttctactttttcatttctcttactatattttctctttattaactcacaaaataacagtACATAAAATATCGTACCAGAAActaaatgttttatatttattaggatggaggaaatatttttcaaaatttttaaaatatattagattAATTTTGAACTTTAAACCAttataatatgtaattttttacaaatttgtttAACATTAACCAtaacatattatttaaaataaaaaaaagtactccctccgtccccgattaagagtcacacttttccatttcggtccgtcctcaattaagagtcacacttcatttttaccataaatggtaagtaggtctcacattccattaactcactttactcacattttattataaaaatcaatataaaaaagtaggtctcacattccactaactttttcaaccaatttttctttacatgtcttaaaacccgtgtccggtcaaagtgtgactcgtaatcggggacggagggagtaatatgcaccaaattaaataaatatagggatattgacatctaatatcatgaaactttaaaaaagttgggtttttcccacgaactttaaaattggcaaataatatcacgaactttactccgagtttgttttttcccacgaatgaaaaaattcatgttattttaatagattgaagaacaattttggagggtgtgcttcaagaaaaactatcttcagatattgaaaaacttgaagctctcaaaattgttgccgagaaattacgaaaataAATCtgaatcataatattatttgtgggaattttttcattggtgggaaaaaacaaactcggagtaaagttcgtgatattatttgtcaattttaaaattcgtggaAAAAgttcaactttttgaaagtttcgtaATATTAGACGTGAAAATCCCATAAATACATTAGGACTTTATAGTGTAAAAATAAGTCAGAATAGAATGATGTGACGCagaagtaagaaagaaaattcgCGGCATAAATCAGAAGCGCGTGGAGCCGCGTTCCACTGGTGTGGCGTGTACTGTGTATAACCGTACAACAGAACAGCTTGTATAAAAGGTATTCACTTCTCTCTCGTTACCGCATATCACTTTCCATTTTGCACTCTAAAATGGACGCGGAGTGACCGTACGGTAGCAAACTATACGGTATCCAGAAATGGAAAGGTTCATTCCGCCGGAGTTCGACTTAAACCACAAAGGCTGCAACTCAGAGCACGCGCAGAAGAGGTGGCGCAACGCCGTGGGGAAACTAGTGAAgaatcgccgccgccgcttccGGTATGCCGCCGATCTCGAGAAACGCTCCGAAGCCAAGGAGCAGCTGAGAAGACTAAGGGTAAGCATACTACTTTCGTCTCCGattaactttctctctctctctcgctcTTTTGTGTTTTTGCTGATcgtatagtagtagtataacaCACGCGATGTTCGTGAGCTtccattttcacttttattttgcaGTAATTCTCATacttaaaaattcaaaattattgacattttttacttttcctCCCAATTAAATCGCTCCTTCATTTTCACACTGAATCCTAATTACGATTGTAATTACGTAGATTATCCTTCTGTTTAGCAGTAATCGTGAATCTTActtgaaaattcaaatcatttgtgatttcttcctttttcatttcattccattctcATTTTGAGACCAAAAATagcaataaattaaaggtaaaaaaaaaaattcatctaAAAACTTTAGAATTTAAAGAGAAGCACGACTTTTGATCTAATCTGATTTTAGTATGCTGTTACATGGTTATTTCTTCTGAAAGTATGATTAAGGTGGTAAAGTATGATTCTACAACAATATATACCTACAAATATCTGCAgttgacattttctattgGACGGTTAATGTTGACTATGAAAGCCATATCAGCCACAACTTtcttcaaatataattattaaccTTCTAATTTACAATAGCTTTCTTAAATGAATTTTAGTGAAATCATGAGCCTTTTCTTCGTAAGTAGGACCATTTACAATGTGGTTCGATAATGATACAGGAAATTAATCTATGTTGATTGGAACAGTTAAAAAAAGCTTGTTCA
The nucleotide sequence above comes from Salvia hispanica cultivar TCC Black 2014 chromosome 5, UniMelb_Shisp_WGS_1.0, whole genome shotgun sequence. Encoded proteins:
- the LOC125189429 gene encoding protein FAR1-RELATED SEQUENCE 5-like, yielding MVLDNMSRKKEMSEAFTYEYEVNASNQLVALFWCDGLMKRNYHMFGDIVAFDTTYNTNSNEKTGAFAWLFRHFVQCMGVAPKIIVTDQDLGMRSAIEEILVRTRHRWCMWHIMHKLANKVPGRLLRDEDFKKEFNACVWSDLLEPDEFEEEWNGVLERSDLEDHGWLKTLYDYRQLWIPAYFRDFPMGSMIRTTSISESENSFYKKILKPRNNIAEFYLNFNQPVDFQRNSRTKLDYQDATALPILATTLPFEKHASTLYTDSMFKKIQEEIVEGNDRCRVLGFSSADMVDTYKLGDSLRNSYFVRHDKSDESYSCDCKLFGRQGYLCSHIFFLFRNNEVKKIPDNYCASRWMKTPLAKAVHGHVDETLPTQSVVDERQNVSKQGTSLFYDFLRRFETDIDVLRAFVGGLEELGNSLQAGTPLTSASEKRRMIEQFYGMERPEVVEVHPPDVVKTKGHASSSASRLISKREKAIKDATRPLRRCKACDELCHHDSRNCLMLKELETENELRKGKRKC